From Gouania willdenowi chromosome 18, fGouWil2.1, whole genome shotgun sequence, one genomic window encodes:
- the LOC114480439 gene encoding RNA-binding protein 4.1-like, protein MVKIFVGNLASNTTAEELRQLFEKHGKVTECDFVKNYGFVHMAELAEAEEAVKNLNQHKLNGLCMKVELSKGKTKASTKLHIRNLGEGVTREMLQAKFEEFGPVVECDLVKDYAFVHMSRVEDAMKAISKLANTVFEGKMMNVQLSTSQLRTAPGMGDHKGCYVCGNLGHWSSDCPKYRNGSGSYTGRDRRSDGPLRGPFRNASDGYRRTTPSSDYRPGPAYCRSPYSRRITPPPPPPPPPPRWMSSYSFELGDRYSSRAAGPRNESSSVYYYERSKVQNPYRSSFYLDQGNGCPITPPPPPHSRPSFSSHYVRQPLPPSSGAAKAYYAGEHSMHTREPIDPKDYAYERHRLSPPPPSSRRSYAFPQSNSHYAPRYAPY, encoded by the exons ATGGTGAAGATTTTTGTTGGCAATCTTGCCAGCAATACCACAGCAGAGGAGCTTCGGCAACTCTTCGAGAAGCATGGCAAAGTCACAGAGTGCGACTTTGTCAAAAACTATGGCTTTGTGCACATGGCAGAATTGGCAGAGGCGGAGGAGGCTGTTAAAAATCTTAACCAGCACAAGCTGAACGGCTTGTGCATGAAGGTGGAGTTGAGTAAAGGGAAGACAAAGGCCAGTACCAAGCTGCATATCCGCAACCTTGGGGAGGGCGTGACCCGTGAGATGCTGCAGGCCAAGTTCGAAGAGTTCGGCCCTGTAGTGGAGTGTGACCTCGTAAAGGACTACGCCTTCGTACATATGTCCAGAGTGGAGGACGCTATGAAGGCCATTAGTAAGCTGGCAAACACAGTTTTTGAAG GCAAGATGATGAACGTCCAGCTTTCCACTAGTCAACTCCGCACTGCACCAGGAATGGGAGATCATAAAGGATGTTATGTCTGTGGAAATTTGGGCCACTGGTCAAGTGACTGTCCAAAGTACCGAAACGGCAGCGGCAGTTATACAGGGAGAGATCGCAGAAGTGACGGCCCCCTAAGGGGCCCTTTCAGAAATGCCAGTGACGGCTACAGAAGAACCACACCTTCATCTGATTACAGGCCTGGTCCTGCGTATTGTCGATCCCCTTACTCAAGGAGGataacaccaccaccaccaccacctccccCTCCTCCACGTTGGATGAGCAGCTACAGTTTTGAGCTCGGCGATCGGTACAGCAGCAGAGCCGCAGGTCCCAGAAACGAAAGCTCATCAGTTTACTATTATGAGAGATCCAAAGTACAGAATCCGTATCGCTCATCTTTTTACTTGGATCAAGGTAATGGCTGTCCTATTacaccacctcctccaccccaCTCAAGGCCCTCATTCAGCAGTCATTATGTGCGTCAACCGCTGCCCCCATCCTCAGGAGCAGCCAAAGCCTACTATGCAGGAGAGCACAGCATGCACACCCGGGAACCCATAGATCCTAAAGATTATGCATATGAGCGGCACCGGCTATCACCCCCACCCCCATCCTCCAGAAGATCTTATGCGTTCCCACAGTCCAACAGTCATTATGCACCACGCTATGCTCCTTACTAA